From Pleurodeles waltl isolate 20211129_DDA chromosome 1_1, aPleWal1.hap1.20221129, whole genome shotgun sequence, a single genomic window includes:
- the LOC138258027 gene encoding protein mab-21-like 3, with the protein MSAPAGCWDQLDPRALETFLKGQVLVSSKDNARALRGVLAQLEPILDQVHARDARLSSNFQRSGSYIEGLKVSEPNEFDFLVPLNGLPGPPAEHPLPSGPSVVGVAEPPPDGSFRAVMLRSDPLARPEGSAFIVMPCSAPFTLIVPSRQYCWSDVTGCASLLIPEKVMDLFKTHVREVVSSQKGAVTVRPLLKETPAVTLMVTYYRKEISVDLVPLIKNPFFGWTIPWPRSGQSWLSAEKISEIKDTGVDLVAKHKLYWRYSFSRIERVLLAKIDEDGGRRRDSLRILKKVREDKWKTKFGKVLVSYHLKTVLFWACEENPSPSDWKDLARSFARLVDKLVSCLKEGRLNHYFLGSDVNLFKPEHSSRLKDLWKDVIKFRTSPMSHFQ; encoded by the exons ATGAGCGCGCCGGCAGGATGCTGGGACCAGCTGGACCCTCGGGCCCTGGAGACCTTCCTGAAGGGCCAAGTCCTGGTCAGCAGTAAGGACAACGCCCGAGCCCTGCGGGGGGTGCTGGCGCAGCTGGAGCCCATCCTGGACCAGGTCCATGCCCGGGATGCCAGGCTCTCCTCTAACTTTCAGAGGTCCGGCAGCTACATCGAGGGGCTGAAGGTGTCCGAACCCAACGAGTTCGACTTCTTGGTGCCGCTGAATGGCCTCCCCGGGCCCCCTGCGGAGCACCCTTTACCCTCGGGTCCCTCGGTAGTGGGTGTAGCTGAACCGCCCCCCGATGGTTCATTCCGGGCTGTGATGCTCAGAAGTGACCCTCTTGCACGTCCAGAAGGTTCCGCGTTCATAGTGATGCCCTGTTCTGCCCCCTTCACCCTTATTGTGCCATCACGCCAGTACTGCTGGTCGGATGTCACCGGGTGCGCGAGCCTGCTGATCCCCGAAAAAGTGATGGATCTCTTCAAAACGCACGTCCGTGAGGTCGTCAGCTCTCAGAAAG GTGCAGTAACAGTCCGGCCACTGCTGAAGGAGACACCCGCCGTCACACTCATGGTGACCTATTATAGGAAGGAGATCAGCGTGGACCTGGTGCCGCTCATCAAGAATCCTTTCTTTGGGTGGACCATCCCATGGCCACGTTCTGGACAGTCCTGGCTGTCTGCAGAGAAGATCAGTGAGATCAAGGACACTGGCGTGGACCTGGTGGCCAAGCACAAACTGTACTGGAG ATATTCATTCTCTCGAATTGAACGAGTACTTCTTGCAAAGATTGATGAAGATGGAGGACGTCGACGTGACAGTCTTCGTATCCTGAAGAAGGTCAGAGAGGATAAGTGGAAGACCAAGTTTGGGAAGGTGTTGGTGTCATATCACCTGAAA ACTGTGCTGTTCTGGGCCTGCGAGGAAAACCCCTCGCCGAGCGATTGGAAGGACCTGGCGAGGAGCTTTGCAAGGCTGGTGGATAAACTTGTGTCTTGCCTCAAGGAAGGACGCCTGAATCATTACTTCCTGGGCTCAGATGTCAACCTCTTCAAACCGGAGCACAGCTCCCGCCTTAAGGACCTCTGGAAAGACGTCATCAAGTTTAGAACTTCTCCAATGTCCCATTTCCAATGA